In Candidatus Rokuibacteriota bacterium, the DNA window AACCAGGCCCGAGATCATCTTCTCGCTGCCGCTCCCGTACGCGAGGTACACGCGCAGGATCCCCTGCTTGCTGTCCTCGATGAGCCGGAAGTTCTTGACGAACCCCTCCTCCTTGAGGATCTCGGCGATCCGGGCCTTCAGCTTCGACGCCGGAATGTCCACCTTCTCGTGCTCGGCGTTGGACGCGTTGCGGATACGCGTCAGCATGTCGGCGATCGGGTCCACCAGCATCTCACCAGCTCGCTTTCACGATACCGGGGACCTCGCCCTTCAGGGCCAGCTCCCGGAAGCAGATCCGACACATCTCGAACTTCCTCAGGTACCCCCGCGGGCGCCCGCACAGCTTGCAGCGGTTGTAGGCCCGCGCTGT includes these proteins:
- the rpsH gene encoding 30S ribosomal protein S8, which encodes MLVDPIADMLTRIRNASNAEHEKVDIPASKLKARIAEILKEEGFVKNFRLIEDSKQGILRVYLAYGSGSEKMISGLVRVSTPGRRVYVSADKIPSILGGMGVAILSTSKGVVTDRESRKLELGGEVLCYVW
- a CDS encoding type Z 30S ribosomal protein S14, producing the protein MAKTALIMKTQRPPKFTARAYNRCKLCGRPRGYLRKFEMCRICFRELALKGEVPGIVKASW